AAAATACTTACCAAGCTTTAAGTTACAAGAATTCTCAACTTGTTCTTGCACGCCTTTTAGAAAATCATAATAATTGCTCCTATCACCTTTACCATCATTTCCAAGTCCCTTAGCCTGTTCATTAAAACTTCTAGTTAAAGGCTCTTTAGTATCAGCACCAATTTTTGCTTTAATTAAGGCTAAAGCCTCTTTTAAATAACTAAGATCGTACTTAATAACCTCTAAGCTAGCACTAGGAGTCGCTGTATAAAACATCCCCTCATTATTTAAGTTATTTTTAAGCCTCGCTAGCTCATGTGCCAATGAGTCATTAAGACTTCTTAAATTAGAAATATCTTTATTATGATTATTCGAATTTTGTTTTCTCAAAAAGGACGATAAAATACCGCCCCCTTTATCACTACTGCTTTGAGTAAGTGTGCTTAAAGAAGTTGTTGCACTAGAGAGTGCATCTTGTAGTTGAACTAAAGATTCGTCTTTATAAAATAAAAAATTGTGGTTTTCAATACGTTTTTCTATTTCAACGTATATTTTTTCAAATAAATAAATATCTAACAAAAAACTTTCTGTATAACATGGAACATATCTTTTTAAGATATAATCAAAGTTTTCATATATTATGAGTCGACTTTTATGTATTTTAACACTGTCAAAAGAATTGTCCTTATTATTGGATTTTACTTTATAAGTTATATAATCAAAATCAACCCCCAAATCCCTTACAGATTCATAATCAAGGTACTTAAATCCAATAGGTAGCTCTTTATTAACTGGCTCTTCAAGATCTAGTATTGTATCTTGAGTTTTTACTAAAACATATCCAATTCCATGAAAACGGTAACTTATAATACAATTAAGTAGAGCAGCTTTAAGTTGTGCCTTTAATCTATCAAGTTCAAATTCACTAACATTGTGATCAGTACTCTCAAGAACAAGCCCATTCTTGAGACAATCTTCAGCTACATTTTCAATGTAA
This portion of the Borreliella spielmanii genome encodes:
- a CDS encoding anti-CBASS protein Acb1 family protein, whose amino-acid sequence is MCDLRKAKLLDKISSLELYRYSIFFRNYIENVAEDCLKNGLVLESTDHNVSEFELDRLKAQLKAALLNCIISYRFHGIGYVLVKTQDTILDLEEPVNKELPIGFKYLDYESVRDLGVDFDYITYKVKSNNKDNSFDSVKIHKSRLIIYENFDYILKRYVPCYTESFLLDIYLFEKIYVEIEKRIENHNFLFYKDESLVQLQDALSSATTSLSTLTQSSSDKGGGILSSFLRKQNSNNHNKDISNLRSLNDSLAHELARLKNNLNNEGMFYTATPSASLEVIKYDLSYLKEALALIKAKIGADTKEPLTRSFNEQAKGLGNDGKGDRSNYYDFLKGVQEQVENSCNLKLGKYF